A DNA window from Actinomadura coerulea contains the following coding sequences:
- a CDS encoding helix-turn-helix domain-containing protein: MAVVVEPGQFAGDLRRWRTRRRFSQLELAIRADTTQRHLSFLEQGRSRPGRAMVVRLAESLELPLRERNGLLLAAGYAPVYAESGLDAPELGPVREALDRILDGHMPYPAVVVRPHGELVAANPALGVLTEGAAPALLEPPVNVLRLALHPDGMGRRVENLAEWGRHITGSLREQARRTPDPGLAEFIDELDGYLPPVESPGEHLGFAVPLRLRVPDGELRLITTLTSFATAVDVTLSELRLEAFLPADEATAALLRRRG, encoded by the coding sequence ATGGCAGTGGTTGTGGAACCCGGGCAGTTCGCCGGCGACCTGCGGCGCTGGCGGACGCGCCGCCGCTTCAGCCAGCTCGAACTGGCCATCAGGGCCGACACGACCCAGCGCCATCTGAGCTTTCTCGAACAGGGGCGCTCCCGGCCGGGACGCGCCATGGTGGTGCGGCTCGCCGAATCCCTGGAGCTGCCGCTGCGGGAGCGCAACGGACTTCTGCTCGCCGCCGGCTACGCGCCCGTCTACGCCGAGTCGGGCCTGGACGCCCCCGAACTCGGCCCGGTGCGCGAGGCACTCGACCGCATCCTCGACGGGCACATGCCCTACCCGGCGGTCGTCGTCCGGCCCCACGGCGAACTCGTCGCCGCCAACCCGGCGCTCGGCGTCCTCACCGAGGGCGCCGCGCCCGCCCTGCTGGAACCGCCGGTCAACGTGCTCCGCCTCGCCCTGCACCCGGACGGGATGGGCCGCCGCGTCGAGAACCTCGCCGAGTGGGGCCGGCACATCACCGGCAGCCTCCGCGAGCAGGCCCGGCGGACCCCGGATCCGGGCCTGGCGGAGTTCATCGACGAGCTGGACGGCTACCTGCCCCCGGTGGAGTCGCCGGGTGAGCACCTCGGCTTCGCCGTCCCGCTGCGGCTGCGGGTCCCGGACGGCGAACTGCGCCTGATCACCACGCTGACCTCGTTCGCGACCGCCGTGGACGTCACGCTCTCCGAGCTGCGTCTGGAGGCGTTCCTGCCCGCCGACGAGGCCACCGCGGCCCTCCTGCGGCGGCGGGGGTGA
- a CDS encoding dihydrofolate reductase family protein, giving the protein MRKFKLQVQVTADGYMAGPNGEMDWMTFPWTDDISAYIDALMRPVDCIVLGRRLAEGFIPAWESGPEGETQEAIDQINNTPKVVISDGLTESPWKNAEVAGGDLTEIVNDLKSRPGGDLIAYGGGTLVRDLIARGLLDDLYLFVNPTAIGTGMPVFPEGGYQRLDLVESRLFDCGIAVMHYTPKRA; this is encoded by the coding sequence TCACCGCGGACGGCTACATGGCCGGACCGAACGGCGAGATGGACTGGATGACGTTCCCGTGGACCGACGACATCAGCGCGTACATCGACGCGCTGATGCGGCCGGTCGACTGCATCGTGCTGGGCCGCCGGCTCGCCGAGGGGTTCATCCCGGCGTGGGAGTCGGGGCCGGAGGGCGAGACCCAGGAGGCCATCGACCAGATCAACAACACGCCCAAGGTCGTCATCTCCGACGGCCTCACCGAGTCGCCCTGGAAGAACGCCGAGGTCGCGGGAGGCGACCTCACCGAGATCGTGAACGACCTCAAGTCCCGCCCCGGCGGCGACCTGATCGCCTACGGGGGCGGCACGCTCGTCCGGGACCTGATCGCCCGGGGCCTGCTCGACGACCTCTACCTGTTCGTCAACCCGACCGCGATCGGCACGGGCATGCCGGTGTTCCCGGAGGGCGGCTACCAGCGGCTGGACCTCGTGGAGTCGCGCCTGTTCGACTGCGGCATCGCGGTCATGCACTACACGCCGAAGCGCGCCTGA
- a CDS encoding phosphoribosyl-AMP cyclohydrolase — translation MNELEEGTRLTLDFDKLAGVAATGARVVPVVLQDAGSGDVLFIGYANDQALKATLEERIAVLWSTSRNELWRKGATSGDVLRLVDVRVNCEQNSLLYLVERTTGGACHTDLPSGEARPTCYYRSVGDGGELRHLLQ, via the coding sequence GTGAACGAACTCGAAGAAGGCACCCGGCTCACCCTGGACTTCGACAAGCTGGCGGGCGTCGCGGCCACCGGGGCGCGGGTCGTCCCGGTCGTCCTGCAGGACGCGGGCAGCGGCGACGTCCTGTTCATCGGATACGCGAACGACCAGGCCCTCAAGGCCACGCTGGAGGAGCGGATCGCCGTCCTGTGGTCGACGTCCCGCAACGAGCTGTGGCGCAAGGGCGCGACGTCGGGCGACGTCCTCCGGCTGGTCGACGTCCGCGTCAACTGCGAGCAGAACTCCCTGCTCTACCTCGTCGAGCGCACCACCGGCGGCGCCTGCCACACGGACCTTCCGTCCGGGGAGGCCCGCCCCACCTGCTACTACCGCTCCGTCGGCGACGGCGGGGAGCTGCGCCACCTCCTGCAGTGA